The Liolophura sinensis isolate JHLJ2023 chromosome 6, CUHK_Ljap_v2, whole genome shotgun sequence genomic sequence GGAAACAGGTATGCATAAGAATGATACTGTTTGGCAGGAGGCTCAGTGTAGTGCTCTTGATTTAAGTTGCATGTCATTACTCTAGTGCTTTGTTTTTATCCTTGTTGCACATGGTTTTGTCTTAGTTTGGTGGGCAAAGAATTTTTCATGCATGTGAAAAGCTAGCTCTGTCCCTAATCCTTCTGAACATCAGTACAGATAggttatttaaattttctggTGGATTTTTCCTTCATGTTGACGGTGTATTTAAGCATTAACATCTGTGCAAGTTATGACAAAATTCACAGGTAACATAGATTCTCTAAACTTTAATGGATTTTGAAACTCAATGCTTGCCCTCAGAATGGAGCCTCTGGGGATGCAAAAGCTGAAGATAGTAAAGTCGAAGAGAGTAAAGTCGAAGAGAGTAAAGTCGAAGAGAAGATGGAGGAATCTGTCGTGGAAAAAAACGGAAAGCACAGAGCATGAGGTATATAAATTCACCACCACCAAGGACCTTTGCAGATTTTGCTGCAGCTACATACTTGTATCAGTACATTGTTTATCTGTACTAATGCTGCCTGAAGTATTACAAGTGGTACTATTGCCAGATTTTGTCTTAATGGCAATTGTTTGTATTTGGAAAGTGAAGCTAGACCATCTATCAAATACCTAATGGTAAACAAAAGTAAGTTAATACTCACACCCCTTCTGCTTGtgctgatgtatgtatgtagaagTCTCTTCCTCATGCTCTATTTTGCCCTTCTGCGCTGATATGACCTATGCTTATATTATTGTGCATGATGGTTATGTACTCAGTAAGGAGTTCAGATGGGCTATGCTTCTACACTGCTGTATATCTAGAATCTTTTCTTCAGTTGAGGCTCGGGGGGACTAATTTGAACTATTTAGTTGCTTATGATATGAGAAAGTTTTACCTCAAGTTTATGATCAGTATCTGCATTGGTCTTGTTAACAATAACTATCATGTCGGCATGGTTGTTACAACAAACAACCATTAAGGCCTGTAGGGGACGTGGCCAAGGCGGTTAGCATGCAAGCTCGAcacaaagacccaggagcctctcgctagttcagtcgctgtgagtttcaagtccagctcatactggctttctctggCTAggggtgggaaggtctggcagaaaccgATGGATGGTTGTTTGTTTCCTCGGTGGGCTCTcatcgatttcctcccaccgtaatgctggccgctatcgtataagcaagatattcttgtgtacagcataaaacaccaatcaaataaataaataaagcatacaGTAGATTTGTGGATATGTGAGATTGGTTCTGGTATTTAAGAAAGTCTTGAAGGGAccataatacatttatttgaaagaATGTTGAAGCTATTGGGAATTTTGCAAGAGATTGTTTTGTATCTAGTTTCTGTTGTAATAGTTTGTAATGTTGATTGTTAGCAGTCTGCTGGTGAGAATGGGGCGAAGGCTGAGAGTGCAGGGGAACAGGCCACAGAGGAGGACGATGACGGACTGCCAGAAGAGTTCCAGACAATTGATGAAACAAATGACGAAGATGGTGATGAGAAGAAAGGTAAATTGAAAATCTGGTGTGCTTATATGATGCTTTTCTTAATCAAGTCATCATGCCCAAGCTCTTGGTCAGAAGCATTGGGCTTGTGAGAGCTTGGGTTCAACTTGGAGTTTGATGATGTACTACTGGGTCAAATAAGAAAGCCAGCTTGAGTGATTTGTCTGATGTGGTTTGTGTGTATTATTTACAGAGGAGAAGGAGAGAGAGAGACGACCGTCCAAACGGGCCAGGTCACGATCACGATCTCCAAGGCGCAGGTCCAGAGAGAGATCCAGACGGTCTAGATCACGAGAACGTCGCAGGGAATCACCAAAGTAAGATACACAGCGCAGAAAAAATTCCAGGCTCACAAATGTGTATACATTATTACAGGATTTTAGAGAATCTCTTTAAGGTGGGACACTACCCTCTGATTTTAAAATTAAGGTAGGAAAGTCTTACTGGTATGTATTACATGGGCCTAGGATAAATacctaaaatacacaaaattacatcCAGATATATAGCGGTTACCATGGAAAcggcggccatcttggattttctATGAAAATCTACATACGTTGGGAGGAAATCTATTAAATAGCTGTGTTACCTCAAATcaaccaaaatatgacaaaaattgaAAGAGGAATACATTGCCCAGGGGGTAAGACCAAAATTAGATGAGAATTGTTGCATTTAGTAGGATTTAGGAATATTTCCGAAAAAGAATTTAATAATTGTCCAGGACAAGTGATAACTCTTAGcatctacagccaaaagtttttcATCTAGGTCCTTTTAAACTATCTTACCCCCTGTAGAACAGTATCAGGAACTTTCACTCAAAATTTCAGCCAATTCGGACAAGTAGTTCAGTTTTATTAGCTTTCCTAAGACGTGAATATAACCAAAAAACACGTTCTTAGATTTTTGCATTTAAAACCATTGGTTTTATATTACAgtatgtttacaatgtaaacaaagcGTTAAAACCAGAAACTTGCCTCTCTTAGACTTCAAAATAGTGTTAGCCCTGGTTCCTATCAGTTTATATTTTAGAAAGACCCTGCTGCATATGTTGGGCCCTCAACAGCTTCCAATTGGTCAGTCTCTTTCGCCTTATCAAGCTTACGACGTTTCCGCAGTAGACGCCGTGGCTCAGCACCTGCATAACTAGCTTTAGATAGTCGCTTTCGTTTTTTCCTTTGCATTTGTTTTGCAGTGTGTTCCCCAGTCACTAGTTTTAATTTGTTCAGAACTGACTCAAATCCTTCTGGACCACTGTTAAAGTGAAGGACGGCCAATGCTACGGCTGTTTCGACCTTCATCTTCGAAGAACTGTCCACTTTAGGACATCTTTGCCAAACAGTACCATTGAAACACTCATTTGCGTTCTGAGTTTTCATTCTGGAACATCTAGCTAACAGATGTTCATCTGTCAGTCTTTTGTACACTGGTAAAATAATTTCACCCACATCAACAGAAAAAGCTGGGGTATGTTTTCGCACTGCCTGTCCTGTTGCTACTGCACGGTTATAGTGGCACCAAGACTTGGGACCTTTTGGGCAAAATTTGTGATGGGGTTTGATGTCAGTTGATAGCATGTGGAAATACCCtgcaaaaacattgtttttcatAGTCTGCACATCTGGAGCACCACTTTTCAAGTTACTGGCATATGTGCTGCTACATTTCTTCATGGCAAACTTAGTCAATTTTCTGTTTAAACTTTCCCCTCTCGCCTTACTTCGTTGTTTCAATTTGTCAAGAGCAGTATACATGCGCTTGGCAACGTGATTTACACATTCTTCTTTCTGAATGTCGTTGTCACCATACAACTTAAGATTACGGACATGATCATATGCTTTGGAATCTCCGTCTGTAAGGACCTGGTTGTACATGAGTCCTTTGTAGATTGCTTAAAAATAATATCAGCACATTCAACTTCCATAGCATTTGCTGATCCATGGAAATTTCTCTGACAGGAGTGTGTTTGTTTCCACTTCACTAAATCTACACCTTTCTTAGTTTTTCCAACAGTGGCACAGCCATGACAGTAATTAGAACATACGTGAGTGTCCAGCACGACACCTGAATCCACATCTATGACACAGCCTAACCCATAATGGGAGCTGTGTCCACGTTTCTGCCACGAGCCATCATAGCTGACTACACGTGGAACCAGTCCATTTACTGCCTCATCTGAATCACGTTTTAGTGCCTCGGCAGCTGCATGCATGTTTTCCTTTGCTGCTTCAATTGAAACATCATGAACTAACCTGTCAATCTTTTGCCAGGTCTTGATGTGCATAGGCTGAGGCAAATTCATGTCAGcaaaaaattcacaaatctTGTTATATCCTATGCCAGTATTTTTGCACGCTGCTACAAAACGTTTGTTCACAAAATTAGACATCTCATTGCCAGATTCCATCCCTTTTCAGATGTGTAGCCATGAAAAATAACATCTTCACAGTCTCtgcaaaatatttcaaacttaaaATTCAAACCCTGACCACTGCCAAATTTGCAGTTTGTTgagtcatttattttaaataattttatatttgcgGATCCACAAACCTTGCAACACACACTGTTAACAATCTGTGCTAAGAAGTCAGTATTTACCAGTCTGTAGCCattcaatttgtttatttcaacttttttgGCAACTTCAGTCGGCGAATTTTCTCTGTCCGAGTTGGGCCAACTTTCCAAGTTCCcatgaaatatatcaaatttTGACTGACTTGCCGTTTTGGCTAACGATATTCCATTTTCTGAGGTAGAATTGTAATCGCTTTCGGTTCTATTCACCAAGTCCGAGTTTAACCCGGAAGCAACTTTGGCGATCGACAAGGCGTGTTTTTTCGGCCTTCCGCCAGCTCGCCCGCGCATTTTGCGCCCCCGCTTTCGAGATCCGAACATTTCCTTTGTTTTGACCTTTTGTCGAACCATTTTGCCTCTTGACACACTTAAAAAACGAAAATGAACACCAAATGACTAGGCTTTTTCCCGATCAACTCAAATTTGGTCTGCCATATTGGATGTAGACACTGCGCATGTGCGGAAGTAAACGGAGATGAACGAGACGAATATAGACCAATTGGAAGCCGGTATACCCTTCATATGTCGCTGTTCTTACCTTATATGGAAATTTTCGTTGAAATTCCAGGAATTCTACACCGGACACTGAACGAAAAGTACCGGGAATTTCCTTATATAGATTATATGGCGAGACTCAGCATTGAGCGGCCTTTTGAACGATATATAACATGTcctattacaacaacaacactaggGACACGGGAGGCaaatttgaagacaaaaacCAAGTGATTGTTACCATCAAACCGTCAAAATGTTTGACCTTATCGGAAGCAACTACATCAAAACatctctatttcttcaaaaaaCGGTCGTGTAGggcattaaaaatttaaatggcGTGTTTTTTGATAAATATGCTGTCGTTTGAAACACAAATTGGAAAATCGTTAGATGACGTGAAAATTGACATTCAGAGGGGCCGTGTCCCACCTTAAGAAAAGTAAGCGCAGTGTTCATCTATGACCTTGATTGCTAACGTGTGTGTAAAACGGAATCTGGAATAAGGTTCAAGTTCACTTATTTGTAATTCATTATCATTATTGTAATGTAACAGTTGTAGTTAAGGTAAAGgctcatctttattgttatggTTGTGAATTTTTTTGAGAATAACTTCCACCTCACTGGTGAGTAACTTTTCCCCATGTTTAGGAACATGATGTTTACATGGAggtttttgttattgttgtagGGTTGTTGTGGAAGAGGAAGATGATTCCTGGTTACAGTCTACAGCTGGTCAGCTTGACAGATGTAAGTACTTCCTACAGAATCTAGGTACTGTAATCACCAGTGAGATGTCACAAGTTCAGtgaaactttcatttaattCTTCGCTTATGATGAGATTTTTTACCTGCTTTCTTTCGCTACTATTTGATATGTTGTTTCCCCACAGACCACGCTGATCTGAACCTGAGGATTGATGAGAATGGACTGAAGGCTCACCCTCTCACAGCAGAGGGCTTTGCCTTTATGTGGGCTGGGGCCAGGGGCATGTTTGGGGTTACTTCTGGAAAAGTCGCATTTGAAGTCAAGGTAAAGGGAGAAGTAAACAACTTAATTGTGTGAAGAGATAAAGTGAATGTGAAAAACAAGAACCTAAAAACTGTATGCATTTATGATTGATGTGCGAATTAGAGTGATGCTGTCTGTACGGTGTTAAAGCTTAACTCTAAAGATTTGCTCTCTGGCCTTGTTGGTGATAGGATTTCTCATGTGAAGTAAACCTACTCCATCTTGTTTTTTTCAGATTGCAGAAAACATTAAAGTGGAGCATTTGCCCTCTGAAGAAACAAAGAATGTTGTCAGAGTGGGATGGTCCGTCGACAGTACAACCACACAACTTGGTATGTTGAGTGTATAACCACATAGCCAGAAAGTTACCTATGCAAAACTAAATTGTACAGTATAGCAACAGATTGATATCAGGCTTTGTTACCAGAAAAACTAAATTGTACAGCATAGCAACAGATTGATATCAGGCtttgttacaagaaaaactAAATTGTACAGCATAGCAACAGATTGATATCAGGCTTTGTTCTCGTAATCCTGTCAAGGGAAGCTTGCACATGCTGATATTTCTTTAGATATTAACGTCTCATTTTTAATCCGATTTTATCTTATACATGCTGAATGATTCTTTTGCTCAAACATTGATGTCTTCTCGCAAATGATTTCACAGCAACAACTTGTATTAGCATAATGCTTAGAAAAACTGTGGCAAATAACAACAGTGACAGCACTGGCTCTTGTTTGTAGCCTTGGCTTCTGTTGTAACTcataaacaatgtttttttatcGAAATGTCCAGTTGTCAGTGAAAAACGACTTGTGTGAATTCCAAGTTGATCTGTGTATGTCTTGTGTGTGACAGGTGAGGAACCTTTGTCTTACGGGTATGGAGGAACAGCCAAAGCCTCAGAGAACTGTAAATTTAAGGATTATGGGGAGACGTTCACCAGTGGAGATGTGATCACAGCGTATTTGGTGAGTGCTGGAAAGAGACCGGACAGACAGTCCACAGCAGCATAGGGACTGACATCCATCAGCATTTGCTGGCAGTGCTGAAAAATTGGCCTAGTCGGGTAGAAACTTTGTTCAAAAAAAAAGGTTATCTTAAAACTTGACCGGATGATTTAATCTTAACATAATCCCTTGAGAATTTTTTCACTGGTATTATTTGAATCAAttatcccccacccccaccccacctgcTGCCAAATGTAAATTATTGGAAATGGTGTGAGGTTTGCTAAGTCATTTAGTGAACTCTCTCTGTCTGTTGGATGCTAAAATTTCACTTTCTGCAATATCCCTGGATTAAATCACTAGTGTGGTCATTTAGTATGTATACTGTCTATTGTCAGGACCTGGACAGTGAGCCAGCCACCATCGCCTACTCCAAGAACGGCGAGTACCAGGATGTCTGTTTTGAGGTGGACAAGGAGACCCTAGGAGAAAAAGCCCTTTTTCCTCACATCCTCACGAAAAATACAGAGTTTGAGGTCAACTTTGGAGCCCTAGTAAGTTCAGGACATGTTTTTAATGTTGACAAGGTTGCATGTTAAGTTTTATGCTTAAGTGTTTTTGTTGTGATATACTTGTTGTGATGTACTCTTCTGTTCTGTTGGTGTAAATCTTCAGATAAACAGACTTGAAGATCTTAGTGACAAGAGGTAATTGTGTGTTACAGGAGACGCCATGGTTCCCACTGCAAGAAGAATTTGTCTTCATTGATCAGGTGGAGGCTGAGAAGCGAGTGAGAGGGACAGAGCCTCCAGCCAAGAAAGAAGAGTGTGAGGTCCGTACAGTAACTTTTACAGTAGACATCACGGGGTGTCAGGTTCAGCCTTAACAACATGATGCACAGTGTTTTGTTCTGAATGATATTGAAACTTGCAGTTGTGGCTTAAgtccttttctttcttttgtttcatttgaatCAGCCACatagttttgaatttttttttctttcttatctAAAACAATTTTCTGAACAGATTATCCAAGCCAAAGCATTTTGTCAGAGTTTTTTGTCTCATGTGAACTTGTCTCTTGTTACAGATCATAATGATGGTGGGTCTGCCAGGAGCAGGGAAAACTTACTGGGCACAGAAACATTCAGCAGCTAATCCAGAGAAACGATTCAACGTTCTTGGTACAAACAATATCATTGATAAAATGAAGGTTagattgttttttatttacactttgCCACATTATGTATGTAACATTGACATTATGGCGTAATGTCCTAAGTATTCATTCATTGCATGTCACTTTTTGTAGTTGTCTTTCATGTTGTAGAAATTGTCTTATTGATTCTTAAAACACCGCCGCTTGTGTATAAAGAATGCTGAGGAATTAAGTGGAAATCAACTCGAACCCTTATAGAAACTTTATGAAGTTCCTATAACTTGCCTGcaacttctgtttttttgtaaactgtacaccTTTCTTAGCTGAACTGCAAACCTCAGGTGAAAGGCTTTTGTCCAcatataacaataataaaatcacAAATGCACCCTCATTTTTGATAGTCTGTCTAAATGACACATTCTTTTCAAAAAATTCTGTGCTAAGTTGAGATCtagttgtaaatgtaaaatgaaagtGGCATTCCTGCTGGATAGACATGTGGTTCTTGTTACATACCCAGTAAATGTGCTGTAAGAGTTTCCTTTACAAACAAACCTTACTGCAGTTGTATAAGTTGACAAATGCTATAGTAGAAATGTAAATCACGTTGAAGAGCAGAAAACTTAACATATGATTGCTGAAAGTATGAAATATAATTGCTATTAAGGAGGAAGTAGAAAACCGAACGTAATAAGATGAAGAGACAATTTGAAAATTCACTACATAATCGAGAAAATTAGACAACTGGTGACGGCAAGAATTAACTTTAGTGCCAGAGTCTTAACGAAGAAGTCCTGTCACATATTACTGAATTACTGAAGTAGCGTGAGAAGTTCTCTTAAGGTTTTGTAACATAAGACGACGAGTAAATTCATGGGTTTGATTAGAGTTTGTTTCTCCGTTATTAGGTGATGGGTCTCCCTCGTAAGAAGAATTACGCAGGCCGCTGGGATTCATTGATTGAGAAGTCGACAAGATGCCTGAACCGGCTGATAGAAATATCAGCACGGAAGCGCAGGAACTACATTCTGGATCAGGTATGACAgatattttcttctgtttgatTGAGTGATGTAAACAGTTCATAGGTGAGGAGTGGGCAGTATATTATCTGTACAAGGAGCTAGTAACCCAAAACTCAGCAGTATATGGAGTACTCTGCTGAAGGAAACAGAATCACATGCATTCTTGGATGTGCGGATAATAGCATTGTGTTATGGGGTGGTTCATCAGATTAAACCTCAGCTGGAAAGGTACGGTAAGTTTTGACAGTCCTGATGCCCCAGGGATATCCAGCAGGTGAGTGCAGGTAGGTGTTTATTTGTGTAGCCTGGGGATGGGGGGTGGGAACACCTTATTCACCATAAGATGATCACAGGTAAGTGCCTTTAGATTAATCCCCTAGCTTAAGGACGCTGTGGAACTGAAGAGGAAACAACCAGGTggcatttttgttatttcaatCCTATTCGAGAGTTTACAGACGAGATGAGAACGGCGTTGTGATCAGCGGAGCGAGGAGATCTGTAGACCTGCTGATGGGTATATGGGCACAAAGCTGCTCTATGGAATCTCTTCTACTTGTCATCTCACTATATTGAAGACATGTTGGAGATGTAATGAGAAACATGACAACTGTTACAAAAGCATGGATTTGCTATAAAGGATATTTAAACTGGATTTTAAGAAGAAATGGAAGAAGAATTAAGTGCTAAATTGCTAAATGGACTACCCAGCCAATGTTGTGTACTGTAGAATCTACTACTGTTTGCTATGCTGCACTAACCTGCTTGATATTGCTGATTTGAGGTGTGCTCCATGAAGAGTAGGATATAGATTAGGGTTTTATATTACAGTTGTCCTCAGGAGGAAGGGGTGAGTATGGCTGGGGAGTGGCGTCACCACACCCGCTCGCCGGGTCTGTTTATCAGACTTCATGCAGCAGACTTAACGTCATAACCTGTTTTTGTGTTCTTGGAGTTATTTGCAGATATTGCCATGACCAGAGAGGATGGCATCTTAGTTATAAACTGTTTATCTGCTCCCCCTAATGTGGGGGAGACATGACTTTAGACCAGCAATGGTATATAAATGAGAACAGACAAATTGAAGCGGAGCTAAGCATAGCGACAACTGCTGTCAAGATGACCAACCTACAATATGTGTTCTTTATCGCCACGCTAGACAAATGTGTACGCATCAGCCCGGAGACGTAAAATGCAACCTTTCGAAGGTTTTCAACGAAAGGCAGTTGTGGTAATACCATCTGATGAGGATTTCAAAACCCGCATAgctgaaagagagaaagaagAAGGGAAAGAAGTACCAGAACGAGCTGTTCTTGAGATGAAAGGTAGGCTTGATGCCACTGAATGGACTGATTCTAACTCCAGTTGACCATAACACATACACACTAGCCTCTTAAAGCAGTTGAATTGTTAACCTTGGGGAAGGGCTCTTATGTGTGTCTGTACACTGTGCTTAAATCTAGTTGCTGCTATGTTGGGGTTGGTGCTGCCCCTAACCTGGGCACACCTGCCCCACGGCCTACACTCAACTTACTTGCGGTTTCTATTTGTAGCTAACTTCACTCTGCCTGAGGTGGGAAGCCTCTTTGACACCGTGGAGTTTACTGAGCTGAACCAGGAAGAGGGGGGCAAACTGGTGGAGAAGTACATGAAAGAGGCTAAGGCCGCTCTTCCCCCACCAGAGAAACGCTTTCGGGGAGATCGCTTCAGTGAGTAGCATCTCACAGTGCCAGTCAGATCAGCTGGAATGACAGTTGTGATGAGTTGTATTTGTCAGCATAGAGATACAAATGGTTCTCTTTTACATTATGGTTTTTGTAATAGTATGTAAATCTCCTTAAGAAATTTTAAGATACAATATTGAAACAGCTAAGAAAAGTAGACAGTCTAGAACTGTGTTGTAACAAATAAGCCTTGTCACTTACTGTAGAGGATTTAGATTTTAGCACTTAGCGTAACTattgtacatttaacattgcTGGATTGCTCAGTATAATGTACTGGCCTAGCTTAGAAGGAATTCAGACTTTTTACAGATTCATTTTTAAGAATTCTGATTTTTTCGGCTCAGTATAAgatttcaagaaataaatttcCTGTAGCCTTCTTAACAGTTAAGCTGTTATTGTGAAAACATAATGTGAAGTACTTGGTACACAACTGATTTATTGTTTTGCCCTCCCGCACTTAGTTGGTAGATTTAACAGAGAGACGATCGTCTCCTGTGGAATTTCCATGGCGTTGTGAAGTTTTTTCATGATTGTTACTTGTGTACTAGGTCCCAGGGGACGCAGTGATTACCGTGGCGATCACCGAGGTCGTGGAGGTTACCATGGGGACCGATATGGTGATCGCTATGGAGGTCGAGGAGGTTACCGTGGAGGATACAAAGATGGTGGTTACCGGGATAACCATAGAGGTGAGAGAGGTCTTCAGGACATAACCACAATATTggtgaaattttaaaaactcaCACATGCCTCTCTTGGCTGCCTCAGGGGCCAGTGGTCAGAAAAGTTGAATGTCAAAAGTGCGACAATTTTGTTCCTAGAAGttcatgaaacatttttcaggttaatagttcagttttattcaaaTAGGGTAGGGTACATGGAAGGGTATAGTTGGTAACCATTTAGCTGTGTCAAACAACATTCTTGTACAATTTACAGTTAAGTGAAATGGTCTTGATATGATAATTTGTTAGATAAAAATGCAGTTAAATATACGTGTTGTTTTTTTAGGTTATGGAAGCCGTGGGTCCTACAACAGATATGACTCTAGTGGTCGCTATGACAACAGGAACAGATATGATAACAGATCAGGAGGAAGTCACTCTAGAAATGTTAGTACACCTTGTAAACTGATTCCCCCTGATTCTTGTGACAAAGTCAGGGGTTTATTCTGGTGGTGGTCACTCCACACTCTCAGggtgcctctgtggctgaggggttAGGACGCCAGCACGACGCATTGACCTAGGAACCTCCCTtcaatgtggtcgctttgagttcaagtccagcttgtgctggctccgtgggaaggtctgccagcaacctgcggattgaaGATTTATCTGCAgccctctggtttcctccaccaataaaacttcatttaaattgaaaattcttgagtattgtgttACACAAAACAGTTAAACAGTGTGTTGATTGCTCAGTAGTGATCTAGAATCAGTGAAAGTACTGATAGATATGTGCCGtttgtattttaatatccacatgacgcaatgacccaggaacctcccttcaatgtggtcgctttgagttcaagtccagcttgtgctggctccgtctccggccatatgtgggaaggtctgccagcaacctgcggattgaaGATTTATCTGCAgccctctggtttcctccaccaataaaacttcatttaaattgaaaattcttgagtattgtgttACACAAAACAGTTAAACAGTGTGTTGATTGCTCAGTAGTGATTTAGAATCAGTGAAAGTACTGATAGATATGTGCCGtttgtattttaatatccaCATGAGTCATTTACCATAAACCAGTGTTAAGCTCTGAGCAATAAACATGAACTTGAGATTAGCATCCCTGCACATGCCTATTTTCATTCAACTTCTTGTCAACTTCAAACTAACCAGTTGTAAGCTTA encodes the following:
- the LOC135466624 gene encoding heterogeneous nuclear ribonucleoprotein U-like protein 1 isoform X4; this translates as MEEVKAVTTEEAAQDDGKEGAVEEAVEAMETTESAGENGAKAESAGEQATEEDDDGLPEEFQTIDETNDEDGDEKKEEKERERRPSKRARSRSRSPRRRSRERSRRSRSRERRRESPKVVVEEEDDSWLQSTAGQLDRYHADLNLRIDENGLKAHPLTAEGFAFMWAGARGMFGVTSGKVAFEVKIAENIKVEHLPSEETKNVVRVGWSVDSTTTQLGEEPLSYGYGGTAKASENCKFKDYGETFTSGDVITAYLDLDSEPATIAYSKNGEYQDVCFEVDKETLGEKALFPHILTKNTEFEVNFGALETPWFPLQEEFVFIDQVEAEKRVRGTEPPAKKEECEIIMMVGLPGAGKTYWAQKHSAANPEKRFNVLGTNNIIDKMKVMGLPRKKNYAGRWDSLIEKSTRCLNRLIEISARKRRNYILDQTNVYASARRRKMQPFEGFQRKAVVVIPSDEDFKTRIAEREKEEGKEVPERAVLEMKANFTLPEVGSLFDTVEFTELNQEEGGKLVEKYMKEAKAALPPPEKRFRGDRFSPRGRSDYRGDHRGRGGYHGDRYGDRYGGRGGYRGGYKDGGYRDNHRGYGSRGSYNRYDSSGRYDNRNRYDNRSGGSHSRNLDNRSYDSRSSGSHGSWGGRQGSWGGSGHSGSWNNQSGWGGQGHWGSSQGGYGSYNQGYGSQSNQGYGGQWGNSWNQNYWGGQGGSGYNQGSGYNSGSGSQWYGSYK
- the LOC135466624 gene encoding heterogeneous nuclear ribonucleoprotein U-like protein 1 isoform X6 translates to MEEVKAVTTEEAAQSAGENGAKAESAGEQATEEDDDGLPEEFQTIDETNDEDGDEKKEEKERERRPSKRARSRSRSPRRRSRERSRRSRSRERRRESPKVVVEEEDDSWLQSTAGQLDRYHADLNLRIDENGLKAHPLTAEGFAFMWAGARGMFGVTSGKVAFEVKIAENIKVEHLPSEETKNVVRVGWSVDSTTTQLGEEPLSYGYGGTAKASENCKFKDYGETFTSGDVITAYLDLDSEPATIAYSKNGEYQDVCFEVDKETLGEKALFPHILTKNTEFEVNFGALETPWFPLQEEFVFIDQVEAEKRVRGTEPPAKKEECEIIMMVGLPGAGKTYWAQKHSAANPEKRFNVLGTNNIIDKMKVMGLPRKKNYAGRWDSLIEKSTRCLNRLIEISARKRRNYILDQTNVYASARRRKMQPFEGFQRKAVVVIPSDEDFKTRIAEREKEEGKEVPERAVLEMKANFTLPEVGSLFDTVEFTELNQEEGGKLVEKYMKEAKAALPPPEKRFRGDRFSPRGRSDYRGDHRGRGGYHGDRYGDRYGGRGGYRGGYKDGGYRDNHRGYGSRGSYNRYDSSGRYDNRNRYDNRSGGSHSRNLDNRSYDSRSSGSHGSWGGRQGSWGGSGHSGSWNNQSGWGGQGHWGSSQGGYGSYNQGYGSQSNQGYGGQWGNSWNQNYWGGQGGSGYNQGSGYNSGSGSQWYGSYK